A single window of Anopheles moucheti chromosome 2, idAnoMoucSN_F20_07, whole genome shotgun sequence DNA harbors:
- the LOC128301123 gene encoding splicing factor 3B subunit 4 produces MAAGPIAERNQDATIYVGGLDDKVTETLLWELFVQSGPVVNVHMPKDRVTQMHQGYGFVEFLGEEDADYAIKIMNMIKLYGKPIRVNKASAHQKSLDVGANIFIGNLDLEVDEKLLYDTFSAFGVILQTPKIMRDPETGNSKGFAFINFASFEASDAAMDAMNGQYLCNRPISVSYAFKKDSKGERHGSAAERLLAAQNPLSHADRPHQLFADAPVPPSMHPGMMGGHPMMPPPLLAPPPPPSNPAAVIPQPPIMPPPQAPSGYGGPGAIPPPPLPPPLGVQPQPPLPAAPMGIPPPPRMIPPPPWQQPGAPAPPAPVGAPAPPPAPSAPFPPPPPSFPPAGSNTGGQFPPPPPAPNTPRPPPPGAVRPPQPPPPQMPGFPPRPPPGGGFPPQPRLPPPPPSATYSTDGYGAY; encoded by the exons AATAGCAGAACGAAATCAAG ATGCAACGATTTACGTTGGAGGACTGGATGataaggttaccgagaccctGCTTTGGGAACTGTTTGTTCAGAGCGGCCCCGTCGTCAATGTGCACATGCCGAAAGATCGCGTCACACAGATGCACCAAGGTTACGGGTTCGTCGAGTTTCTCGGCGAGGAAGATGCGGATTATGCGATTAAAATTATGAACATGATCAAACTGTACGGTAAGCCTATTCGCGTGAACAAGGCATCCGCTCACCAAAAGAGTCTGGACGTGGGAGCAAACATTTTCATCGGCAACCTGGATCTGGAGGTGGATGAGAAGCTGCTGTACGATACGTTCTCCGCTTTCGGTGTGATATTGCAGACACCAAAGATAATGCGAGATCCCGAGACGGGCAATTCGAAGGGTTTCGCCTTCATTAACTTCGCCAGCTTCGAAGCATCGGATGCGGCCATGGACGCGATGAACGGACAGTATCTGTGTAATCGCCCTATATCGGTTTCTTACGCGTTCAAGAAGGATTCCAAGGGTGAGCGACACGGTTCGGCTGCTGAACGACTGTTGGCTGCACAGAACCCCCTGTCACATGCGGATCGACCCCATCAACTGTTCGCCGATGCACCCGTGCCCCCGTCAATGCATCCGGGTATGATGGGTGGTCATCCGATGATGCCACCGCCACTATTGgcgccacctccaccaccctCCAATCCGGCTGCTGTTATACCGCAGCCCCCAATAATGCCGCCACCACAAGCCCCCAGTGGTTACGGTGGTCCGGGAGCGATTCCTCCGCCTCCACTGCCGCCACCACTCGGTGTTCAACCACAGCCTCCACTGCCAGCTGCACCGATGGGCATTCCACCGCCACCACGCATGATTCCTCCTCCACCGTGGCAACAACCGGGGGCTCCAGCGCCACCGGCACCTGTCGGAGCTCCGGCACCACCTCCTGCTCCTTCGGCGCCGTTcccaccgccgccgccatcATTTCCACCAGCTGGCAGTAACACGGGGGGacaatttccaccaccacctccggCTCCCAACACACCACGGCCTCCACCACCCGGTGCGGTAAGACCTCCgcaaccaccaccgccacagATGCCGGGATTCCCTCCAAGACCTCCTCCAGGGGGTGGATTCCCTCCACAGCCGAGATTGCCTCCCCCGCCACCTTCCGCTACCTACAGTACGGATGGTTATGGAGCTTACTAA